From Brassica napus cultivar Da-Ae chromosome C1 unlocalized genomic scaffold, Da-Ae chrC01_Random_12, whole genome shotgun sequence, a single genomic window includes:
- the LOC125594597 gene encoding protein EDS1B-like, which produces MVLEALAGISNALIATSWRASTTAYSTDHFDIEVEGDTVIFAFKPSFLVKDWFDPENASPFGETKMNREQFPCMRSIGNDVNATVNEAFLKNLKLLVSTSFPHSVKTVVDSMRSQRIVFTGHSSGGATAILATVWYLETYFTKQSGFFPEPLCLTFGAPLVGDYVFKHALGRENWSRFIVNFVTRFDIVPRIMLARKASTKQALPYALSQLGRRAGNQGNDQSTTGFFAMVMKDTATVAHQAVCKLIGNGEPFLKTLSSFLELSPYRPAGTFVFSTGTRLVSVSNSDAILQILLYSSQSSNEQELSLRPHQSIRDHHSYEEMAHSMEMKVVDQLDLQHLPLDGGESALSDLGLSTRARQCVRAAFEAEKKRVDNQSKIDAKQPKIVEKLVWIEDEYKPKCLTHKIGYYDSFKESNEEKDFRANVNRAELAGIYDEVLGLVKEGQLPDGFEGRIEWIELANRYRRLIEPLDISNYHRHLKNEDTGPYMIHGRPNRYKHAQRGYEHELLKAGRSAEEIKRSDCGSCFWAEVEELRRKEYDEARVKKLEELLEGWIRDKEVDDEHIFLEDSSFRKWWQSLPEVHRRGSSLQVRMG; this is translated from the exons ATGGTGTTAGAAGCTCTTGCCGGAATCAGTAATGCTCTAATCGCCACCTCATGGAGGGCATCGACCACAGCTTACAGCACCGACCACTTCGACATAGAAGTAGAAGGCGATACCGTCATTTTCGCTTTCAAACCATCTTTCTTGGTGAAAGATTGGTTTGATCCAGAGAATGCGTCTCCATTTGGAGAAACTAAGATGAACCGTGAACAGTTCCCTTGTATGAGAAGCATTGGCAACGACGTTAACGCTACCGTTAACGAAGCTTTCCTCAAGAATCTTAAACTTCTGGTTTCAACCTCATTTCCTCATTCT GTGAAAACGGTTGTCGACAGCATGAGAAGTCAACGGATAGTGTTCACAGGACATTCTTCAGGCGGTGCAACTGCAATCTTAGCAACAGTTTGGTATTTGGAGACATACTTCACAAAGCAGAGTGGTTTCTTCCCAGAGCCTCTTTGTCTGACCTTTGGTGCTCCATTGGTGGGTGACTATGTCTTCAAGCACGCCCTTGGGAGAGAGAACTGGAGCCGGTTCATCGTGAACTTCGTCACAAGATTCGATATCGTCCCTCGGATTATGCTTGCTAGAAAGGCATCAACAAAGCAAGCTCTGCCTTATGCTCTCTCCCAACTGGGTCGTAGAGCTGGGAACCAAGGAAATGACCAGAGCACCACAGGGTTTTTCGCAATGGTGATGAAAGACACAGCAACTGTTGCTCACCAAGCTGTCTGTAAACTGATTGGAAACGGAGAGCCGTTTTTAAAAACACTTTCAAGTTTCCTTGAGCTGAGTCCTTACAGACCCGCAGGCACTTTTGTCTTCTCTACAGGGACGAGATTGGTCTCAGTGAGCAACTCAGACGCCATTCTTCAGATTCTGTTGTACTCTTCTCAGTCCAGCAACGAGCAAGAATTGTCTCTAAGACCACATCAAAGCATAAGAGATCACCATAGCTATGAGGAAATGGCACATTCAATGGAAATGAAAGTTGTTGATCAATTGGATTTGCAGCACTTGCCTTTGGATGGAGGAGAATCTGCCCTCAGTGACCTTGGACTG aGCACAAGAGCCAGACAATGCGTCCGTGCTGCATTTGAGGCAGAGAAGAAACGAGTCGATAACCAAAGCAAGATAGACGCTAAACAGCCTAAAATAGTGGAGAAGCTGGTATGGATAGAGGATGAATACAAGCCAAAGTGTCTAACTCATAAAATCGGGTACTATGATTCCTTCAAGGAATCTAATGAAGAGAAAGACTTCAGAGCAAACGTCAACAGAGCTGAGttagctggtatatatgacgaGGTGCTGGGTCTAGTGAAAGAAGGACAACTTCCAGATGGATTTGAGGGGCGCATTGAGTGGATAGAGCTAGCAAATCGCTACCGTAGATTGATCGAACCACTTGATATATCAAACTACCACAGGCACTTGAAGAACGAAGACACGGGGCCTTATATGATACATGGAAGACCAAACCGTTACAAACACGCTCAGAGAGGGTATGAGCATGAACTACTGAAGGCAGGCAGGAGTGCAGAAGAGATAAAGAGGTCTGACTGTGGATCTTGTTTTTGGGCTGAGGTTGAAGAACTCAGGAGAAAAGAATATGATGAGGCAAGGGTTAAGAAACTAGAAGAGTTGCTTGAAGGATGGATCAGAGACAAGGAAGTAGATGATGAGCATATATTTCTGGAGGACTCATCATTTAGAAAGTGGTGGCAGTCACTTCCTGAGGTTCACAGACGCGGCTCTAGCTTGCAAGTGCGTATGGGTTAA